ATCAGGACGTTGGCTATGGTTTTGGGTAGGGATGAGTGGTATTGCAATGGTGTCTGCAACTGCGGGGGCGCTTTTGGCGGTATCTTTGACTAGCACGCCTTTGCAACAAGCCCAACTAAGTCCAAAGGATGAGGCGGCTTTTGATGGCGATCGCATTTCTGGAGGGGTACTGCGATTTTCAGAATTAACTCGCCCAGTAAATCTCTTGGTGATGGGGATGAGCGTACTTCCCCCAGATATTCAAAACCCTCCCCAAGAAACCAAAAACCTCAAATACCTGCCCCAAGTAAACTCCTTTGATGGTCTTTCTGATGTCATGCTCTTGGTCAAATTTGATCCAGAGACGAAAAAAATAAATATGCTCTCCATTCCCAGAGATACCCGCACACAAATAGAGGGGTATGGGGTGAAAAAAATTAATGCTGCCAATGTTGACGGTGGGCCAGCTTTGACTGCCAGAACCGTCAGTAATCTCTTAGGTGGGGCAGGAATTGATCGCTATATCCGAATTAACGTTTTGGGAGTTGCCAAGCTGATTGATGCTTTGGGTGGCGTCACAGTTTATGTCCCCAAAAATATGAAGTACCAAGATGATTCTCAGCATTTGTACATCAATTTGAAGGCGGGTAAGCAGCACCTCAACGGCGATCAAGCATTACAATTGCTACGTTTTCGTCATGACGAACTCGGTGATATTGGTCGGATTCAGCGGCAGCAAATGGTCATCCGAGCTTTGATGGATCAAACACTCAACCCGGCTACTGTTACTCAATTACCTAAAGTTCTGGATGTAGTCAAAGAACACATTGATACTAACTTGACGGTTGAAGAATTAGTGGCGCTGATGGGTTTTGGGGTGCGGACAAATCGCTCTAATATGCAAATGTTAATGCTGCCTGGTCGCTTTAGCGAGAAAGGTGAATTTGATGCTAGCTATTGGTTGCCTAACAAAGATGGTATTGCGAAATTAATGGCTCAACATTTTGGTTTAGAGTCAGAACAACAACAGCTAGGAACTACGGTTAGCCCCCGTTCTTTGCGTATAGCAATTCAAGATAGTACAGGTGGCGATCGCTCTAACCTCCAGCCATTAATTACAGCCTTGGAAAAATCTGGATATCGCAACATTTATATTGCCAAGGCATGGGGGGAACCTCTAGAGGTAACTCACGTTGTCGCCCAACAAGGAGATGGTGACAGTGCCGAATCAATTCGCAACACTTTGGGATTTGGCGAAGTGCGCGTGGAAAGTACTGGCAACCTTGGCTCAGATATCAGTATCCAAGTGGGTCAGGATTGGTTGCAACAAAAATCTATTTTGGAGAAGTCGAAATAATTCGTAATTCGTAATGACGCTCGCGGACTCGCTACCGCTACGCTAACGTAATTCGTAATTCGTAATTCGTAATTAATTACGAATTGTGTTAACACTCTGAAGTACTGAACTGTTTACACTGGTATAAATGCTGCTGATACTGAATTTACTATCTGGTTGAGTTCTTGGAGTTTAGCTGCTACTACACCATTGGTTAATAATTCTTCTGCTTTAGCTAAACCCTCTGACATATCTGGACAAATACCACTCCGCCACAGATAAAATCCGCCATTCCATAAGGCTGTTTGCATCAATTCACCTGGTTTACCTGCCAAAACCTCTTGAATATCCGCCACCAGTTCTTCAGTAGTTCCAAGGGGTACGTTTTTGGTAGTAAAGCCGTAATCACGGGGTACGAGGTGCAATCGTTCTACCTCTTGGGATGCTACGGATGAAGATAAGCTGATGATTGCAGTGCGATCGCGTGGTAAGTCGCAACTACCTTCCAATCCTTTCACTAATGTAAATTTTGTGACTCCTCGCAGTCCTAGAGCTACCTTAAACATTCCTTCGGTTGGGGGATGGACAAACCCTGCAATGACGTGGGCATCACCAGCATAAGGACACCAAATTAGCTCCATTGTCGCCAAGGGCGGACGTTTGCCAAGTTGATTGCGGTACTCCCAAATACTTGTAGTTAAGGGAAAATGCTGAGGTAGATAAATAAAGCCGATTCCCGTTTGCTCAAATACCTGCTGGGTTTTTGTTAGTGGTAGGGTAGTCCAATCGACTCCTAAACCTTGCCAAATATCTATCAGGGGTAAGCCGTACTTCGTTGGTAAGCGATCGCCACCGTGCATGATTACTGGTTGTCCCACTGCGGCGAGTAGTAAAGCTGTTACGGGACTAATTGGTGCTGTGCGGGTTCTGCCATCATAAGGGATGCCAAGAGCGATCGCTGGCCGCTCTGAGGCTATTGGTTGCAGTTTTGGCCCCAGTTCCTCATAAGCATCTAACATTCCGGCTAATTCTTCCCCTGTGGGCCGCTTGATTCGATGAGCAATCAAAAATGCTCCGATTTGGGCTGGTGTAGCTTCACCTAACAGCATCATTTTAGTTGCGGTAGCTGCTTGGGCGCGAGTTAAATTCTCGGCTGTGTGGTTTCCGCCGCCTACTTTTTGCAGGAATTCCCGAAATACATTGCTCATTTAGTCATTGGTCATTGGTCATTAGTCATTGGTCAATTATCAAATAATGTTTTTGCTACACAATATATACGGTGAAGTTGACTAGGTTATCTTGACCAAATCGCACTGAGTCACCGTTCAATAGGCGATATTGCATCCCAGGTGTTAGAGGATTGTTGTTTAAATAAATGCCATTTGTACTCATATCAACAATCATGTATGAGTTTTGTGACCAGTCCCAATCGACTCGCGCATGACGACGAGAGACTATTCCTTCACTGGGAATGCCGGTCAAGTCAATTTCTGGCGGCGCTATTCCTGGACTCTGACTGCGGCGACCAATATAACCTCCTTCCCCAATTAGGTTAAATTCTCTTCCTGTGCTATGTACTAGCTTTAAGAGAGGCGCTCTTTGAGGCGGGGGAGTATAAACAGGCGGTGTTGGTTGATAAGAAACCCGTGGCTGATAGACTGTTGAATAATCAACGGGAGGTTGTTGAGGAACTTGGTAGTTAGGTTGGTCTGTTGCTGGTCGCTGATACTGACTAGGTGGTTGTTGACTGGGTTGTTGTTGATTGGGCTGTGGTTGAATCGGCGGTTGTGGTGTAGGGGAAACTACATTACCCACAGGGGTGGAACACCAGGGACAAACCTTAGCATTGTTAGGCAGGGCGCGGTTAAAATATTCGCAACTGGGATTAGGGCACCGATTTGCAGGCATAGGAATTTATATCATCAGGCATAGGTTGTAAAGCTACAAGACCTACTTTAGTAAGTAAACACTGACCCTGACGAGTAGTTAGCATCTGGGCAAATGTAGAACCACCGGGCAGGCGGTTGCTGTCTTTAGGGTACACTACAAAAATAGGGTATCCCAGGGGGTAGCTTTGGAAAGTTGTGACATCAACATAATAATCATCATGCTGGCATAAGTCATCTGAGGGATTTATTGAGCGGCGATCGCGTCTTTGAAACAGAGGTTGAATAGCTGACTTTTTGCCATCTGCGATCGCTAGCGGATAGCCTGTACATTGAGTAGAAGTTTTACTGATAATCCCAAAACTAATAATACCAGTGGTTCGCCCCTCCAAAGTTTCACTGCGTATCAAATTTTGGGTCTTTGTGGTATCAAGTTTAGTAACCTTTGCTGCAAATAAAGCTTCGTCTTGAGGGGCATTTTTCAGAACTATTTCTTGAAATTTACTGATTGCTTCCGGTTCAGTTGGGGCGAAAGCTTTCACAGGTAGATTTGGAAGTTTAGAATTAATCTGCTGCCAATTAGTAATTTTGCCTGTGTAAATTTGACGCAATTGCTCAATATTTATTTGCCCCCCAAGAGCATTAGCAAGATTTGAATCTCTTTTATTAAATGCTACAAACACAAGTAAACCATCATCAGCAACTTGTTTTTTAGCAAGTTTATCTGTGATGTTGTCTACCAAACTAGTAATTGCAAAATCTTTTTTGTTTGTTTGGACTTCTTCGATACTTTTAACCGGATTATTTATGTTTGATGATAAAACAGATTTATAGTCAAATGTTGCTGTTGCATCTGATTTTGGTCTGGTCAATAAATCTCCTAAACGAGTATTGTCTACAGATTGCGTTAAAACATAACTCCATGTACTATCTTTTTCTCCTGTGTAAGTAAATTGTCCCGAAGGAACGTTGGGAACTTCTGAGAAATTCCGCACAAGTCGAGACCATTCTATATATTGATTAGGACTAGCTGTTTTCTTACCCCAAAGCCAATACCAAATTCCGCCGCCAAGTAGTAATAAAGCGAGAATCCCTAACAGAATTAAGGGCATTGGTAAAGGCTTTTTGATTTCTTGAGAAGCTGGCGACGAACCTAATGAATTTTTGCCGCGATCTTCTTTAGGAAGTTTCAGCAGTGCTTGACGAGCCGCTTCTGCATTCTCGAAAGGAGTTTCCAGACCAATTAAACGATAAATAAACTGCTTTAAATGGCTATCGGTATCTGGCCATTGTTGATTATCTCTAGGGTTGAGAGGCTGGTTAGATAACAAATTAGTTGTCCGCCCCACCCACAAAGTAAAGGCTAGCAACCCTAATGATTCTAAATCTTGCTCAGGTCTGGCGGGAGCAGGTTGAGGAATAATGGGTGGAATAAATAAGTTTTCCCAGATAGCTAGATCACAAAAATATATAGAAAACTTTTGATTATTTTCTACCTTAATTAAGGTACTATCTAAATTGATATTTCCGTGAGTGATGCCCAACTGTGTTTGATTTGAGGGGAAACGCAGCTTTTGGGTGTGGAGAAACTGGAGAGTTTGTAAACCTTGATTTAGCACCTCACGCACATCAGGAGGTGTCATTGCTCCCTTTTCTATGAGATACTTACCTAAAGTTTGGGATGACTCTATACCCTGAGTAATAAGATAGCAGCGTTCGCCTTTTTCATCTGCGATCGCTTCTTTAGTTTCCATAAGACGGAAATTTTGAATTCGACTATCGGCTAAACTTACTCCACCCACCCGTTTGAAAGTATCTTTCCGCTTTTGAGTCTCGCTTTCATTAAAAGAACGATTGGGTAGCAGGTATTCTTTGATGATTACAGGCTGTTTGTCCTTGAGTTGAACACCTGAATATAGGCGGCCTAAACCCCGTACACCCACAAAACTAGCTATTTGATAAGTCCCCTGATTTCCTTTAATCTCAGCCTCCTGTGGTAAAGTTGCTGGAAAACCACATTCCAAGCAAAACTTAGCACCCTTGATTTGCTGTGCCGTTTGGAAAGGGCGATCGCAATTTAAGGGAGAATTGTACGAACAGGGGTATTCTTGATAAAAAGATTCAAATGGAGCCATATACAAAGAGTTTCGTGAATTGCGCCGATTACTTCTCTCGCGCTTAAGCGTGAACTAATCCTAACTTGAGGGCGACCACAATCGCTTGAGTCCGACTAGTAACCTTCAATTTTTCAAAAATACTGGTGAGATGCGCTTTAACAGTAGCAACTGTTACATATAAATGTTTAGCGATTTCTTCATTAGAAGCACCTTGAGTTAACCAGTATAAAACTTCTTGCTCTCTTTCGGTTAAATGCACTTCATGACATGCTTTTACACAAGAATCTGAGTAAGCTTGAAAAAACCGGAAAAATCGACTAGCAACTTCTGAAGGTAGATAAATTTCCGACCGAGTTACAGTGTCAATAGCTTCACATAATTGGGTTGCTAAACGATTTTTAAACACATAACCAGCCGCCCCCACCTGCATCGCTCTAAAAATCCAGTCGTCTTCTTGATGAGCCGACAATACTAAAACTTTGCCAGTGTAAGCAGTTTCCTTAAGACGTGCCAAAACTGTAATTCCATCACATCCTTTTAACTGCATATCCAGCAAAATTAAATCTGGACACTTCTGGGCTGTAAACTTTAAAACTTGATCGACAGAATCCGCATCACCTATCACTTCTACAGGTAACGCAGAATTAATACTATAAAAATTCAGGAGAGTACGCAACCCTTGACGAAACCTTTCTTCGTCATCTACAAGCAAAACTGAAAGTTTTTTCTGATCATTAGTCATATCTTTAATTACAAATTACGAATTATTTATCCATTCCTTGGTCGAGGTAAAATTATAGAAAACTGCGCCCCACTTTCTGACAAAACTTGTGCCCAGATACTTCCTTGATGATCCAGAATAATTTTTTTAGCAATAGTTAAACCCAGTCCTGTGCCTCCTTTACGCCGAGAATAAAATGGGGTGAATACTTTTTGTAAATCTTCTTGAGACAATCCTGGTCCTTGGTCGGAAATTTTAATTAAAACTTCATCTTGAAAAATTTGCCAACTACAGCTAATAGTTCCTGAATTTGGGCTGAAATGAACAGCATTACTGAGGATATTATCAAAAACTTGTTTCATTTGTAATCTATCTATCTTCAGTATTGTTGATGTATCGGGAATTGATATTTTAATTTTTTTCTGATTAATGAGCGGTTGTAAATTTGTGATACTTTCAAATACCAAACTTCTTAAATCTTGAAGTGATACCCTTAATTTTGCACTTTGACCACAATCAATCAGTTCATTTAAATTAGTATCTAAATCTTGTATGCTTTCGCCAATTATAGTTGCTTGCTCTTGCCAAGGGCTATCCTCTAAACCCAAGCAAAGATTATGTGCATATAATCCGATGAGTCCTAGAGAATTACGCAATTGGTGTCCTACTCGATGCAGAATATCTTCTAAAAGCTGAATTTCAGTTTTTTGTCTTCCATAATCCAAGTAAATATCTACATACTTGCTTAGGAGCATAGCCGAGCGTTTTACGTATAGTTGTAAGCTTGATGAGAGAGGTTCATGAGTAATGATTTGAATGTATTCAGGTTTTTGATTTCTATAGGATATAGGGCAAATATAAGAAATGGATGAAAAATCCTTAAGTTTAAATTTATGTAAAGTAAAAGCAGCCGGAAAATCTGTGAGCCATACTTCTGAACGCAAGTAAGCTAAAGTTTTTGGAGGAAACGGAGCTTGGTCTTGACCATAATTTATAACCTCCTGATTAGCTCTCAAGAATGAATCATGATAGACAATTCGAGCGAAAAAAATTGGATATTGACTAGTTAATTGCTCAGATTCAAGCTGACAAAAACTCTGAATATCTGAGGAATTCAAATAATTAGAGCCATTGTCTAGTTTTTGTACAGAAAAGCCTAGTGTCATAGCTTCACTCGCTTTTTGCAACCAAATGTTTTTTATTCTGCTGACCAGTATAAAATTATGCAGCCTCAAGAATGTTTATTTTTTTGTTAAGTTATCTTTGTAACTAATTAATACAAAGAATTATTAAGTTTAAATTTAAAGCCGCATTTCGTTTACCTAAGTATATATAGGTATATAGTACCTATTATTTACAACACTTGGATGAATCTGTTCGTAGAGAGCGCTGAAGCGCTCAAACCAAAGACTAAAGTCTTGACTACGAACTTATTCATCTATGAAAGTTGGACTGGCGCTTTAGGGCAGGCTTTTCGGTCTACTCCACAAGAAAAAATGTCATGCGTCCAATCAAGAACTACTCAAGACTAATCTACAAACTGAAGTTGCTACTTTTCGGATTATTGAAAAGCTAATATTTTTCAGTCCTCTCAATCATCATTTTGAGAAGATGGGGAGTAGGGAAGAAGCAAGGGAGCAGGGAGAAGAATTTTCCCCTCCGCTCCCCGCACCCTGCCCCTCTGCCTCTTTTCAATTCCCCATCGAAAAATATCGACAAAAGTCTAATTAACTTTAGAAGACTGATACATATACTCTAGAGGCATCTGGATTAGCTACCAGCATAATACCTTCATGCTTATCTTCGTTCTTCAAACTTTAGCCGAAATTCTCGCTGGAGGAACCTCGCTTACCAGTACAGAGCAAATTGACTTTAGCCATCCTGGTAATCGCAGGGAAGAGGGAGCAGGGCCAACTCTCAATTTATACATTTTTGATATACGTGAGAGTAAGCAGGTACAACATTCTGGCAGGCAAGTAGAACGCAAGCTAACACGCGCTCTACAACCTGCTACTGTAAATTGGGCACCGGCTTGGTTTGATGTTTCGCTGCTCTTAACAGCCTGGGATAGAACAGCTTTAGGTGAGCATCACTTTATTAGTGAGGCGTTGACTGTGCTGTTGCGCCATCGCACCTTGGAAGAGGAGTTTTTGGTTTCTGAATTACGGGGCTATGGTAATTTGAACATGACAGTTGCCCTAGAGCCGCCAATTGAGATTGGCTCTTTATGGAGCGCTCTCAATGTGCCATTGCGTTCAGCCTTATATTTGACAGTCACAATCCCCTTCGAGCCACAACCGACTCCAGTGCCTTTGGTTTGGGAGCGAATTTTCAATTTGCGAAATCAATTATCTCGCGATAGTGACAGTTTAGTATTAACGAGGCGAGTTGCGATCGCAGGTATTGTCAAAAGTGCGGTGACAAATTTACCGTTGGTAGCGACAGAAGTAGCTGTGAGGGGAACTGAAAAATCCATATTAACCACTAAAGAAGGGTTGTTCTTCTTTGAAGACCTTCATTTAGGTAATTATGTTTTGACTCTGAATCATCCTGGCTATTTACCCCAAAACGTCAATGCATTGGTAGATAACCAAAGTCATACTTTCAAAGAAATATTTCTAACTCCTGAATAATTAGATTTTTACTGACTTGGAGAAACTTTCATGGCTAGACTTGATTACTTTGCTCCTGGTGTCTACATCGAAGAAATTGACCGGGGTAGCCGACCAATTGAAGGTGTTAGCACAGCAGTTGCCGGATTTGTCGGCTTTACAGAAGACGTTCGCGGTGGGGCTGAGTTATACAAGCCCATGCTAGTAACCACTTGGACGCAATTTTTAAACTACTTTGCGCGTCCCAACTCTGACGGCTTCACCGACTTCAATGCCTATTTACCCTTTTCAGTCTACGGCTACTTTATGAATGGTGGTGGTCGTTGCTGGGTAACAAGCATTGGGACTCAGTTACCAGGCGCACCCAGACCGGCAACTCCAGAACCGGCGACCCTCAGAATTAACTCTAGAGGTAATCGTCCAGCCCTCCGCTTTACTTTGCGCCCTGAGCAAGCATCAGGCGGATTAGTAAATATTGTAATTATTGATGGTTCGCCCCGCGCCTTACCTGAAGGTACTGAAGGAGAAGCGCCTCCAAATACAGGCGAATATTTCACCATCCAAATTCGTCGCGGAGATGAACTTCTAGAGCAATACGAAAATTTGACAATGAACCGCGAGCCTAGTGGTCAAACAGCGACTTATGCGCTGGCGGCATTGAGAAATTCCATGTATGTCACTGTAGAAGATGTCACTCAAAGCGGACAGCCTTTAGCTCGTCGCCCTGTTAATGGTCAATATGAACTAGCGCCGCCCATTGTCGCTGCCCCACCCGATAGATTTTCGCAAAATTTAGAAGGGGTTAGAGACGATCGCACCGGGGTACGCGGTATCTTTGAAGTTGATGAAATCACAATGCTGGCTTGTCCTGATGTGATGCGGGCTTATCAAGAGCAGGTACTTAATTTAGATCAAGTTCATGGCATCATCGAACTGATGATTAGTATGTGCGAGGGTTCTGCCAGTGGCGATATTCCCAATCCACCCAACCGCATGGTTGTACTTGATGCGCCACCGGATGCTGTCAAACCCCAGCAAGTAGTGGAGTGGTTGAATAGATTTAACCGTCGTTCGATGTTTGCGGCCCTTTATTATCCTTGGATTAAAGTACCAAATCCACGCGATCGCGGTAATCCAATTTTAATACCTCCTTGCGGTCATGTGATGGGTGTTTGGGCCCGCACTGACGAAACCAGAGGAGTTTACAAAGCCCCTGCAAATGAAGTTCCCAGAGGCGTAATTGGTTTGGGCTATGACACAAACTTCCGCGAACAAGAACTATTAAACCCACTGGGAATAAATTGCATTCGTAACTTCCCCAACCGAGGTATCCGCATTTGGGGCGCACGCACTCTAGTTGAGCCAGATAAAACAGAGTGGCGTTACATCAGTGTGCGTCGGCTCATTAGCTATATCGAAAAATCCCTAGAACTGGGGACTCAGTGGGTAGTTTTTGAACCGAATGACCAAGATTTATGGGCGCGTGTCACCCGTACTGTAAGCAACTTCTTAGAGCGCATCTGGCGTGAAGGTGCTTTATTTGGCGCATCTCCAGCCCAAGCATTTTATGTCAAGTGCGACGAAGAATTGAACCCACCAGAAACCAGAATTTTAGGACGTTTATATATTGAAGTCGGTGTTTGTCCCGTCAGACCGGCTGAATTTGTTGTTTTCCGCATCAGCCAATGGAATGGCATTGAAGATAGCGAATAGACCAAGAATTCTCCTCTTGTAGAGACGCGATTTATCGCGTCTTTCTTTCCCCATTCCCCATTTCCCATTTCAAAATTAATTACACACAAAGGAGTCTAAAAGTATGGCAGGCGAATTTTTAACCTCTTGTAAATTTTACTTTGAGGCTGACGGAATTACTGATAAATTCATCAAAGAAATTAGCGGACTAGGCGTTGAAAATACACCAGCGCAAGAAGTTCACGGTTCATCTAAGGGCGCTAAACTAATGCGTCAAGCAACACCAACTGTTGTTAAATTTACCAATATTACAGTCAAAGTTATCGCCACAGATGATATAGACCTTTATAAATGGTATCAAGATTGTAACGAAGACATGGGTGATCCTCGGAAGTGGGCACAGAATCGTAAGACTGGTTCGGTGGTTGCTTACGACCAACAAGGCTCTGAAAAAGCACGCTGGAACATCGTCAATTGTTATCCCTGTAAATACACCGGGCCTACCTTAACTGCTTCTGGTGGCGATATGGCAAATGAGACTGTTGAATTGGTACACGAAGGAATTAAACGAATTAAATAATTAGCATTTGTAGTAATTAACAGTGGTACAATCCGCAAGCCGAATTCCAGAAGTTCTGACAGCCCATCGGTTCTATTTAGAACTGACATTAGAAGGTCAAAATGATGCCAATTGTTTCTTTTTGGAGTGTCAAGGCTTCAAAAGAACCCAAGAAGTAATTGAAATTTGTGAAGTCACTTCTCAAACCTGGGGTAAAAAAGGGCAATCAAAAGGTCAGGTGGTGAGAACTAAGCTTCCTAGCAATTCTAAGAGTGGTAATCTCACTTTGCGTAGAGGTACTACCAACTCTATGGATTTTTGGAAGTGGTTTGAAAAAGTCGAAAAGGGTGATTGGTCACAGCAACGTAGACTTGTTGCTTTGTCTATTTATAATCAGGCAAATGAAGAAATCGCCAGATTTGAATTAGCCGGTGCTTGGCCTGCAAGTTACAAGATTGCCGATGTTAACGCCCGCAGCCATGACATCGAAATTGAGGAAGTGGAGGTTGCTTTTGAGGAATTTAAACGCGTGAAGTAATTAGGAGGATTATGTTTCCTACAGAGTTTGAATTTACATTGCCAAAGGGGTATCTAGACTCTGAAGGCAACCTCCACCGCAAAGGTGTAATGCGGTTATCAACGGCGATAGACGAGATTGCACCCTTGCGTGACCCACGCGTTAAAGCTAATCCCGTTTATGC
This Nostoc sp. C052 DNA region includes the following protein-coding sequences:
- a CDS encoding response regulator transcription factor; translation: MTNDQKKLSVLLVDDEERFRQGLRTLLNFYSINSALPVEVIGDADSVDQVLKFTAQKCPDLILLDMQLKGCDGITVLARLKETAYTGKVLVLSAHQEDDWIFRAMQVGAAGYVFKNRLATQLCEAIDTVTRSEIYLPSEVASRFFRFFQAYSDSCVKACHEVHLTEREQEVLYWLTQGASNEEIAKHLYVTVATVKAHLTSIFEKLKVTSRTQAIVVALKLGLVHA
- a CDS encoding substrate-binding domain-containing protein; this encodes MAPFESFYQEYPCSYNSPLNCDRPFQTAQQIKGAKFCLECGFPATLPQEAEIKGNQGTYQIASFVGVRGLGRLYSGVQLKDKQPVIIKEYLLPNRSFNESETQKRKDTFKRVGGVSLADSRIQNFRLMETKEAIADEKGERCYLITQGIESSQTLGKYLIEKGAMTPPDVREVLNQGLQTLQFLHTQKLRFPSNQTQLGITHGNINLDSTLIKVENNQKFSIYFCDLAIWENLFIPPIIPQPAPARPEQDLESLGLLAFTLWVGRTTNLLSNQPLNPRDNQQWPDTDSHLKQFIYRLIGLETPFENAEAARQALLKLPKEDRGKNSLGSSPASQEIKKPLPMPLILLGILALLLLGGGIWYWLWGKKTASPNQYIEWSRLVRNFSEVPNVPSGQFTYTGEKDSTWSYVLTQSVDNTRLGDLLTRPKSDATATFDYKSVLSSNINNPVKSIEEVQTNKKDFAITSLVDNITDKLAKKQVADDGLLVFVAFNKRDSNLANALGGQINIEQLRQIYTGKITNWQQINSKLPNLPVKAFAPTEPEAISKFQEIVLKNAPQDEALFAAKVTKLDTTKTQNLIRSETLEGRTTGIISFGIISKTSTQCTGYPLAIADGKKSAIQPLFQRRDRRSINPSDDLCQHDDYYVDVTTFQSYPLGYPIFVVYPKDSNRLPGGSTFAQMLTTRQGQCLLTKVGLVALQPMPDDINSYACKSVP
- a CDS encoding sensor histidine kinase KdpD, whose product is MTLGFSVQKLDNGSNYLNSSDIQSFCQLESEQLTSQYPIFFARIVYHDSFLRANQEVINYGQDQAPFPPKTLAYLRSEVWLTDFPAAFTLHKFKLKDFSSISYICPISYRNQKPEYIQIITHEPLSSSLQLYVKRSAMLLSKYVDIYLDYGRQKTEIQLLEDILHRVGHQLRNSLGLIGLYAHNLCLGLEDSPWQEQATIIGESIQDLDTNLNELIDCGQSAKLRVSLQDLRSLVFESITNLQPLINQKKIKISIPDTSTILKIDRLQMKQVFDNILSNAVHFSPNSGTISCSWQIFQDEVLIKISDQGPGLSQEDLQKVFTPFYSRRKGGTGLGLTIAKKIILDHQGSIWAQVLSESGAQFSIILPRPRNG
- a CDS encoding phage tail protein, whose translation is MVQSASRIPEVLTAHRFYLELTLEGQNDANCFFLECQGFKRTQEVIEICEVTSQTWGKKGQSKGQVVRTKLPSNSKSGNLTLRRGTTNSMDFWKWFEKVEKGDWSQQRRLVALSIYNQANEEIARFELAGAWPASYKIADVNARSHDIEIEEVEVAFEEFKRVK
- a CDS encoding Pvc16 family protein, which codes for MLIFVLQTLAEILAGGTSLTSTEQIDFSHPGNRREEGAGPTLNLYIFDIRESKQVQHSGRQVERKLTRALQPATVNWAPAWFDVSLLLTAWDRTALGEHHFISEALTVLLRHRTLEEEFLVSELRGYGNLNMTVALEPPIEIGSLWSALNVPLRSALYLTVTIPFEPQPTPVPLVWERIFNLRNQLSRDSDSLVLTRRVAIAGIVKSAVTNLPLVATEVAVRGTEKSILTTKEGLFFFEDLHLGNYVLTLNHPGYLPQNVNALVDNQSHTFKEIFLTPE
- a CDS encoding FHA domain-containing protein encodes the protein MPANRCPNPSCEYFNRALPNNAKVCPWCSTPVGNVVSPTPQPPIQPQPNQQQPSQQPPSQYQRPATDQPNYQVPQQPPVDYSTVYQPRVSYQPTPPVYTPPPQRAPLLKLVHSTGREFNLIGEGGYIGRRSQSPGIAPPEIDLTGIPSEGIVSRRHARVDWDWSQNSYMIVDMSTNGIYLNNNPLTPGMQYRLLNGDSVRFGQDNLVNFTVYIV
- a CDS encoding phage tail protein: MAGEFLTSCKFYFEADGITDKFIKEISGLGVENTPAQEVHGSSKGAKLMRQATPTVVKFTNITVKVIATDDIDLYKWYQDCNEDMGDPRKWAQNRKTGSVVAYDQQGSEKARWNIVNCYPCKYTGPTLTASGGDMANETVELVHEGIKRIK
- a CDS encoding anthranilate phosphoribosyltransferase family protein: MSNVFREFLQKVGGGNHTAENLTRAQAATATKMMLLGEATPAQIGAFLIAHRIKRPTGEELAGMLDAYEELGPKLQPIASERPAIALGIPYDGRTRTAPISPVTALLLAAVGQPVIMHGGDRLPTKYGLPLIDIWQGLGVDWTTLPLTKTQQVFEQTGIGFIYLPQHFPLTTSIWEYRNQLGKRPPLATMELIWCPYAGDAHVIAGFVHPPTEGMFKVALGLRGVTKFTLVKGLEGSCDLPRDRTAIISLSSSVASQEVERLHLVPRDYGFTTKNVPLGTTEELVADIQEVLAGKPGELMQTALWNGGFYLWRSGICPDMSEGLAKAEELLTNGVVAAKLQELNQIVNSVSAAFIPV
- a CDS encoding LCP family protein, producing the protein MTIQRSSAEENQSGKASKSNKKISQNSTSGRWLWFWVGMSGIAMVSATAGALLAVSLTSTPLQQAQLSPKDEAAFDGDRISGGVLRFSELTRPVNLLVMGMSVLPPDIQNPPQETKNLKYLPQVNSFDGLSDVMLLVKFDPETKKINMLSIPRDTRTQIEGYGVKKINAANVDGGPALTARTVSNLLGGAGIDRYIRINVLGVAKLIDALGGVTVYVPKNMKYQDDSQHLYINLKAGKQHLNGDQALQLLRFRHDELGDIGRIQRQQMVIRALMDQTLNPATVTQLPKVLDVVKEHIDTNLTVEELVALMGFGVRTNRSNMQMLMLPGRFSEKGEFDASYWLPNKDGIAKLMAQHFGLESEQQQLGTTVSPRSLRIAIQDSTGGDRSNLQPLITALEKSGYRNIYIAKAWGEPLEVTHVVAQQGDGDSAESIRNTLGFGEVRVESTGNLGSDISIQVGQDWLQQKSILEKSK
- a CDS encoding phage tail sheath C-terminal domain-containing protein; translated protein: MARLDYFAPGVYIEEIDRGSRPIEGVSTAVAGFVGFTEDVRGGAELYKPMLVTTWTQFLNYFARPNSDGFTDFNAYLPFSVYGYFMNGGGRCWVTSIGTQLPGAPRPATPEPATLRINSRGNRPALRFTLRPEQASGGLVNIVIIDGSPRALPEGTEGEAPPNTGEYFTIQIRRGDELLEQYENLTMNREPSGQTATYALAALRNSMYVTVEDVTQSGQPLARRPVNGQYELAPPIVAAPPDRFSQNLEGVRDDRTGVRGIFEVDEITMLACPDVMRAYQEQVLNLDQVHGIIELMISMCEGSASGDIPNPPNRMVVLDAPPDAVKPQQVVEWLNRFNRRSMFAALYYPWIKVPNPRDRGNPILIPPCGHVMGVWARTDETRGVYKAPANEVPRGVIGLGYDTNFREQELLNPLGINCIRNFPNRGIRIWGARTLVEPDKTEWRYISVRRLISYIEKSLELGTQWVVFEPNDQDLWARVTRTVSNFLERIWREGALFGASPAQAFYVKCDEELNPPETRILGRLYIEVGVCPVRPAEFVVFRISQWNGIEDSE